A region from the Pararge aegeria chromosome Z, ilParAegt1.1, whole genome shotgun sequence genome encodes:
- the LOC120636366 gene encoding amino acid transporter AVT1B-like isoform X2 produces the protein MVGSGVLALPRALVKTGWVGVPVLVLTCLVAAFSGKRLGDCWTIIEGRDPEMRTRKRNPYAIIAEQSLGKTWSVAVSLAMMVAQFGVAVVYLLLAAQLLEQVFLSLAPTVTICIWYLVVVGAMTPLMLFGTPKDFSFLGVIAFFSTVVACILYFIQMMNDVRPFVFRWGIHGFSDFFLAMGIIMFAFGGACTFPTIQNDMADKTKFNKSLQYGFTAMLALYLPIATAGYAVYGESVGSNFVTSLAPTALTLVGNVLMSIHLICAFIILVNPVCQELEELYSIPRDSVGYRALARLSIMAGILFIGESIPRFYTILALVGGTTVAFLTFVLPSYCYLNIISQPPREGQTQPEVASWVKFVCWEIIVGGAVVGVAATYSATSAIFSTSMVTPCYLK, from the exons ATGGTGGGCAGTGGAGTTCTGGCGCTTCCACGGGCTCTGGTTAAAACCG GATGGGTTGGCGTTCCTGTCCTGGTGCTCACGTGCCTCGTAGCGGCCTTCAGCGGCAAGCGCCTCGGCGACTGCTGGACCATCATCGAGGGCAGGGACCCCGAGATGAGGACCAGGAAACGAAACCCATACGCCATCATCGCTGAGCAGTCTCTGGGAAAGACATGGAG CGTCGCCGTGTCGCTGGCTATGATGGTGGCACAGTTCGGCGTGGCCGTGGTATACCTGCTGCTCGCGGCGCAGTTACTCGAACAAGTGTTCCTGTCGCTGGCGCCGACCGTCACCATCTGCATCTGGTACCTCGTGGTGGTGGGCGCGATGACGCCGCTCATGCTGTTCGGCACGCCCAAGGACTTCTC GTTCTTGGGGGTGATAGCTTTCTTCTCAACTGTGGTGGCCTGTATTCTCTACTTCATCCAAATGATGAACGACGTGAGGCCCTTCGTGTTCCGCTGGGGCATCCACGGCTTCAGCGACTTCTTCCTCGCAATGGGTATCATCATGTTCGCGTTCGGCGGCGCCTGCACCTTCCCAACGATCCAGAACGACATGGCTGATAAGACCAAGTTTAACAAGAGTctgcagtacggcttcactg CCATGCTGGCCCTTTACCTCCCCATCGCGACAGCTGGCTACGCGGTATACGGAGAGTCAGTGGGTTCGAACTTCGTCACGTCACTTGCTCCTACTGCACTGACTCTGGTCGGCAACGTGCTGATGTCGATCCACCTGATCTGTGCCTTCATCATCCTCGTCAACCCAGTCTGCCAGGAGTTGGAGGAGCTTTACAGCATTCCTAGAG ATTCCGTGGGCTACCGCGCGCTGGCTCGCCTGTCCATCATGGCGGGTATCCTCTTCATCGGCGAGAGCATCCCCCGCTTCTACACGATCCTGGCGCTGGTGGGCGGCACCACCGTCGCCTTCCTCACCTTCGTGCTGCCTTCCTACTGCTACCTCAACATCATCAGCCAACCGCCCAGGGAAGGGCAAACACAACC CGAGGTGGCGAGCTGGGTAAAGTTCGTGTGCTGGGAGATCATCGTGGGTGGCGCGGTGGTGGGGGTGGCGGCCACGTACAGTGCCACCAGTGCTATCTTCAGCACCTCCATGGTCACACCTTGCTATCTAAAGTAA
- the LOC120636366 gene encoding amino acid transporter AVT1B-like isoform X1, whose product MSKKNGLEAVMVPGKSEATESTPLVPKIDPEDGAGGSGKGGNGGLSVNQTAFLVAGEMVGSGVLALPRALVKTGWVGVPVLVLTCLVAAFSGKRLGDCWTIIEGRDPEMRTRKRNPYAIIAEQSLGKTWSVAVSLAMMVAQFGVAVVYLLLAAQLLEQVFLSLAPTVTICIWYLVVVGAMTPLMLFGTPKDFSFLGVIAFFSTVVACILYFIQMMNDVRPFVFRWGIHGFSDFFLAMGIIMFAFGGACTFPTIQNDMADKTKFNKSLQYGFTAMLALYLPIATAGYAVYGESVGSNFVTSLAPTALTLVGNVLMSIHLICAFIILVNPVCQELEELYSIPRDSVGYRALARLSIMAGILFIGESIPRFYTILALVGGTTVAFLTFVLPSYCYLNIISQPPREGQTQPEVASWVKFVCWEIIVGGAVVGVAATYSATSAIFSTSMVTPCYLK is encoded by the exons GATCCAGAAGATGGTGCTGGTGGGTCAGGCAAAGGTGGAAATGGAGGTTTGTCGGTGAACCAGACTGCCTTCCTGGTGGCTGGAGAAATGGTGGGCAGTGGAGTTCTGGCGCTTCCACGGGCTCTGGTTAAAACCG GATGGGTTGGCGTTCCTGTCCTGGTGCTCACGTGCCTCGTAGCGGCCTTCAGCGGCAAGCGCCTCGGCGACTGCTGGACCATCATCGAGGGCAGGGACCCCGAGATGAGGACCAGGAAACGAAACCCATACGCCATCATCGCTGAGCAGTCTCTGGGAAAGACATGGAG CGTCGCCGTGTCGCTGGCTATGATGGTGGCACAGTTCGGCGTGGCCGTGGTATACCTGCTGCTCGCGGCGCAGTTACTCGAACAAGTGTTCCTGTCGCTGGCGCCGACCGTCACCATCTGCATCTGGTACCTCGTGGTGGTGGGCGCGATGACGCCGCTCATGCTGTTCGGCACGCCCAAGGACTTCTC GTTCTTGGGGGTGATAGCTTTCTTCTCAACTGTGGTGGCCTGTATTCTCTACTTCATCCAAATGATGAACGACGTGAGGCCCTTCGTGTTCCGCTGGGGCATCCACGGCTTCAGCGACTTCTTCCTCGCAATGGGTATCATCATGTTCGCGTTCGGCGGCGCCTGCACCTTCCCAACGATCCAGAACGACATGGCTGATAAGACCAAGTTTAACAAGAGTctgcagtacggcttcactg CCATGCTGGCCCTTTACCTCCCCATCGCGACAGCTGGCTACGCGGTATACGGAGAGTCAGTGGGTTCGAACTTCGTCACGTCACTTGCTCCTACTGCACTGACTCTGGTCGGCAACGTGCTGATGTCGATCCACCTGATCTGTGCCTTCATCATCCTCGTCAACCCAGTCTGCCAGGAGTTGGAGGAGCTTTACAGCATTCCTAGAG ATTCCGTGGGCTACCGCGCGCTGGCTCGCCTGTCCATCATGGCGGGTATCCTCTTCATCGGCGAGAGCATCCCCCGCTTCTACACGATCCTGGCGCTGGTGGGCGGCACCACCGTCGCCTTCCTCACCTTCGTGCTGCCTTCCTACTGCTACCTCAACATCATCAGCCAACCGCCCAGGGAAGGGCAAACACAACC CGAGGTGGCGAGCTGGGTAAAGTTCGTGTGCTGGGAGATCATCGTGGGTGGCGCGGTGGTGGGGGTGGCGGCCACGTACAGTGCCACCAGTGCTATCTTCAGCACCTCCATGGTCACACCTTGCTATCTAAAGTAA